A genomic window from Methanovulcanius yangii includes:
- a CDS encoding thioredoxin family protein has protein sequence MPLEVLCFYQENCVGCEEQEPINREVEKKTGIHIEEINAVKSPEVIKEYDLHLTPTIVILFDKEIKEKFVGVIQSEELEEAVRRYM, from the coding sequence ATGCCACTCGAGGTGCTCTGTTTTTATCAGGAAAACTGTGTCGGCTGCGAGGAACAGGAACCCATCAACCGTGAAGTCGAGAAAAAGACGGGAATTCATATTGAGGAGATCAATGCGGTGAAATCTCCCGAGGTGATAAAAGAATACGATCTGCACCTCACTCCGACGATTGTTATTCTATTCGACAAAGAAATAAAAGAAAAATTCGTGGGCGTTATTCAGTCCGAAGAGCTGGAGGAGGCCGTCCGCCGATATATGTGA
- a CDS encoding peptidylprolyl isomerase, with protein sequence MAKKDTKKKNDDWAKTATRVFVVFILISCVLGFTLTMGFFNIFKKAEEGSIVAVQYTIRDETGTPIITSDTSVVETEGILAGVSQPIQFMVNQTYDDFIVPVEVYVYPSGVISYALFETEMQAISDSVVGLGEGDSTTVTFPFGSSMEREMSKEQYENIGGNFSEAEVGMWIPLGFAPQPEIALENETPQTIATRYARITDIGDESLTVLYGYAGADVRVETIV encoded by the coding sequence ATGGCAAAAAAGGATACGAAGAAGAAAAACGATGACTGGGCGAAGACAGCGACCCGGGTATTCGTCGTATTCATCCTGATATCCTGTGTTCTTGGATTTACTCTTACCATGGGGTTCTTCAATATATTCAAGAAGGCAGAAGAGGGATCGATTGTGGCCGTGCAGTATACCATACGTGATGAGACAGGAACACCTATCATTACCTCCGACACCTCGGTAGTCGAGACGGAAGGCATTCTTGCAGGTGTAAGCCAGCCGATCCAGTTCATGGTTAACCAGACCTATGACGACTTCATCGTTCCTGTTGAAGTCTATGTATACCCGTCCGGTGTCATCAGCTACGCTCTCTTTGAAACAGAGATGCAGGCAATCAGTGACAGTGTTGTTGGTCTTGGAGAAGGCGACTCGACGACCGTTACTTTCCCATTCGGTTCATCAATGGAGCGGGAAATGTCAAAAGAACAGTACGAGAATATCGGTGGCAACTTCTCAGAGGCTGAAGTTGGTATGTGGATTCCGCTCGGATTCGCTCCTCAACCTGAGATCGCACTCGAAAATGAAACCCCGCAGACAATTGCAACCCGCTATGCAAGGATTACAGATATTGGCGATGAAAGTCTGACGGTCCTATACGGATACGCCGGTGCCGACGTCAGGGTTGAGACCATAGTATAA
- a CDS encoding Hsp20/alpha crystallin family protein, protein MLWNELDEMLAEWEDRVHSTMATGTSLPAVVGPALRGECRVDVWEEDEEVIIAADLPGVEKPEVSIRLVDPQILEIRIEKKVDYEEKEEPDYYVRERIAGNMQRRVYLPSEVVDEGATATFRNGVLEVRFKKLARETGTVIPIE, encoded by the coding sequence ATGCTATGGAATGAACTGGATGAAATGCTTGCAGAATGGGAGGACCGTGTTCACAGCACAATGGCCACGGGAACGAGTCTTCCGGCTGTAGTGGGGCCGGCTCTGCGGGGAGAGTGCCGCGTCGACGTCTGGGAAGAGGACGAAGAGGTTATCATCGCCGCGGATCTCCCCGGTGTCGAGAAACCCGAGGTCAGTATCCGCCTTGTTGATCCGCAGATTCTTGAAATACGTATCGAGAAGAAGGTGGATTATGAGGAAAAAGAAGAACCGGACTACTATGTCAGGGAACGAATTGCCGGGAATATGCAGAGGAGGGTATACCTTCCTTCAGAGGTTGTGGACGAGGGTGCGACAGCGACATTCAGGAATGGAGTCCTCGAGGTTCGGTTCAAAAAACTTGCCCGGGAAACCGGGACTGTCATTCCCATTGAATAA
- a CDS encoding CBS domain-containing ParB/RepB/Spo0J family partition protein, with the protein MGKKKVRDYMTYDVVTVNASGTAKDVINAIRDTNHDGFPVVDGRKVVGYVAARDLLFVYPHTPVERIMSRHLIVADPDMDINDAARVIFRSGIQKLPVVDDANNLIGIISNADVIRSQIEHVSPDKVFKFIETLRQLHDVEPALVRESVPIGELLPTQSKIYQDELEGRIYEIKKGLAEPLIVVRRPGRLILVDGHHRAIAAKRIGIKELDAYIIEIDEDIELGLERTAKEMKLKTLDDVRVLDYARHPLVAVTHRLMRHN; encoded by the coding sequence ATGGGGAAAAAGAAGGTCCGGGACTACATGACCTACGATGTGGTGACGGTAAATGCCAGCGGCACCGCAAAGGACGTCATAAATGCAATACGGGATACCAACCACGACGGATTTCCCGTCGTTGACGGAAGAAAAGTTGTGGGGTATGTTGCGGCACGCGATCTTCTCTTCGTCTATCCTCACACGCCGGTTGAGAGAATCATGTCCCGCCACCTGATCGTAGCTGACCCTGATATGGATATCAACGATGCCGCACGGGTAATATTTCGTTCGGGTATTCAGAAGCTTCCGGTTGTCGATGATGCAAATAACCTCATCGGGATTATTTCAAATGCCGATGTTATTCGCTCACAGATTGAGCATGTGTCCCCGGATAAAGTCTTTAAATTTATTGAGACCCTGCGACAGCTGCACGATGTCGAACCGGCCCTTGTCCGTGAGTCCGTGCCCATCGGAGAGTTGCTGCCAACCCAGTCAAAGATATATCAGGACGAGCTGGAGGGGCGAATCTATGAAATAAAAAAAGGGCTTGCAGAACCTTTGATCGTCGTTCGCCGCCCCGGAAGGCTTATTCTCGTTGATGGTCATCACCGGGCAATCGCTGCAAAACGTATTGGAATCAAAGAACTCGATGCATACATCATAGAAATTGATGAAGATATCGAACTCGGGCTTGAACGGACGGCAAAAGAGATGAAACTGAAAACCCTGGACGATGTCCGGGTTCTTGATTATGCCCGCCATCCCCTTGTGGCAGTGACGCACCGCCTGATGCGCCACAACTGA
- a CDS encoding NDP-sugar synthase → MKVCIMCGGEGTRLRPLTFERPKPCIPIVNVPSIIHLVDHLANLGFTDIIITLGYKGDTIEKTLGDGSLFGADITYVHEETKLGTAGSVFNAREYLMESPFLVVGGDHITDIDLLQFYREHIRGDATVSIGLISIDEPSEYGIAEIDAEYHILRFKEKPGPGEIFSNLASTGMYVCNPEIFEYIPRNTKFDFAKDLFPILMNSPSTHLAGWLARGNWSDVGSPRSLREAEHWKLQEMSYTNISGDITVKGGTIHGPVSLGDAVVVGQNSKIIGPVSIGAGTEIEKDVIIGPYTSIGNNCRIGEKAKIFSSSLYNHVRVGDSSTISGSIIDNHASIDKGCNIENDTVIGPRSVIGAGSVVHAGIRIWPEALIEKGTAVREIVLNDKYDMSHHGS, encoded by the coding sequence ATGAAGGTCTGTATCATGTGCGGCGGAGAAGGAACGCGCCTTCGCCCCCTGACATTCGAGAGGCCAAAGCCGTGCATTCCGATTGTCAATGTTCCATCCATCATTCATCTGGTTGATCATCTGGCAAACCTCGGATTTACGGATATTATCATTACCCTCGGCTACAAGGGAGACACCATAGAAAAGACCCTCGGTGACGGGTCCCTCTTTGGGGCGGATATCACGTACGTCCACGAAGAAACAAAACTTGGAACCGCAGGAAGTGTCTTCAATGCGCGTGAGTATCTAATGGAATCACCGTTTCTCGTCGTCGGCGGGGACCATATCACCGATATCGATCTCTTACAGTTTTACCGGGAACACATTCGTGGCGATGCAACCGTCTCAATCGGCCTGATAAGCATCGATGAACCATCCGAGTATGGTATTGCAGAAATCGATGCGGAATACCATATTCTCCGATTTAAGGAAAAACCCGGCCCAGGAGAAATTTTTTCCAACCTGGCAAGTACCGGCATGTATGTCTGTAACCCTGAAATCTTTGAATATATCCCCCGGAATACAAAATTTGACTTTGCTAAGGACCTTTTCCCAATCCTCATGAATAGTCCTTCCACCCATCTTGCGGGATGGCTGGCACGGGGAAACTGGTCTGATGTCGGGAGTCCGCGATCCCTCCGGGAGGCCGAACACTGGAAACTGCAGGAGATGTCATATACTAATATTTCCGGCGACATCACGGTGAAAGGAGGAACCATACACGGTCCGGTGAGTCTGGGAGATGCGGTTGTTGTCGGCCAGAATTCCAAGATCATAGGACCCGTTTCCATCGGTGCCGGGACAGAGATCGAAAAGGATGTAATCATCGGCCCGTACACGAGCATCGGGAATAACTGCAGGATTGGCGAGAAAGCCAAAATATTTTCATCATCCCTTTATAATCATGTCAGGGTTGGAGACAGTTCAACTATCAGTGGGAGCATCATCGATAATCATGCCTCGATAGATAAAGGGTGCAACATTGAGAATGACACTGTTATCGGTCCACGTTCAGTCATCGGAGCCGGAAGTGTTGTCCATGCTGGAATCAGGATCTGGCCGGAGGCCTTGATTGAAAAAGGAACGGCGGTCAGGGAGATCGTACTCAACGACAAGTATGACATGTCCCATCACGGGTCCTGA